The Apium graveolens cultivar Ventura chromosome 10, ASM990537v1, whole genome shotgun sequence nucleotide sequence CGGGTTCTGCTTGAAGTTTGGTCAATTGATGGTTTTTCTCTATGGGAAGAGAAGATTCTTTGTAGAGAGAGAGACCTACATCTTGAAGTAGATCACTGGTATACTTACTTTGATGCAAATAAAGACCAGAAGGagatttgaaaatctcaatacCTAGAAAGTACTTTAGGTGACCTAGATCCTTAATCTGAAACTTAGAGTTAATAAAGGTTTTGACCTGATTGATGACTTGCATGTCACTTCCAGAAAGCAccatgtcatctacataaatcaACATAATGGTTTTAGATGAACAAGTTTTCAGAACATACAAATTGCGATCACTATAAGTTCTAGTGAAGCCAAACTCAATCAGAGTTGTGCCAAGTTTTGTAGCCCACTCTTTGGGAGATTGCTTAAGTCAATAAATAGACTTAATTAATCGACACACTAGATTTTGATTAGGATAAGCTGCTAGGATTTCTGGAGAGGGATGATATTCTGGAGGAAGATTCATGTAAATCTCTTCATGCAAATCACCATTTAAGAAGGCATTTAAAACATCAAGTTGGGGAGAGGCCCAGTTGTAGATTGAAGAAAGAGCTAAAATAACTCTAAGGGTCGTCATTCTTGCAACTGGTGCAAAGTTGTCAAAGTAATCCACCCTCCAATATGTGTATATCCCTTGGTTACATATCTAGTCTTATATCTTTTAACTTTACCATTTGGAAGATACTTCACCTTATATATCCATCTTCATCCCACCAATTTGTGATTAGGTGGGGAAGGGACTACTTTCCATGTGTTGTTGGCTTTTAGAGAAGTGATTTCTTCTGCCATAGTTGTGCACCATTCAGGATAAAAGATATCTTGATTGAAATAATATGGTTCAGAAATTTTAGTGACATTTGCTATGAAGTGGTTGTAAGAAGGCTTGACGATGGTATATTGATGCATGACAGCATTGCTGACATGAGTTTTATATAAAAATGGGAGATTGGTGTAATCTGAATACTTAGTCGGAAGGATTAGACATAATGGGAGGATCCCTGACGTCAGTTTCAACGTTAGGCTGAGAAGAAGCTGATACTTCGGGATTGAAGTCATCACTGTGATGAATAGACTCAGGTGAAAAATCTGACTCTGGAACATTAGTATTATGTCCAGCACCATTATTACTAAGAAGGGAAGGTGTCAATTGAGTATTTTCACTCAAGGGATCATACTCATACAGCGCATAGGTGGAAGTAACTAATTGAAAAATGGGTGGAGTAGCTATATTTTGAAAAGGAAAGACGTGTTCAACAAAGTGAACATTTATAAAAATAAACACCCTCTTAGAATCTAAATCAAGGATTTTATATCCATTTGTGCCATAAGGATAGCCTAAGAACACTCCCTTGATAGTTTTTGGAGCAAATTTGTCCCTTTGATGAGGAATAATGAATTCATAGCACAAACAACCAAAGATTTTTAGATGACTGTAGAAAGGAAGTCTATGAAAAAGGACCTCAAAGGGAGACTGGCCAGAGAGAAGAGGAGTTGGTGTCCTATTATCAGCTAAGTGGCAGCCAACAAGCAATCACCCCAGAAGTGTATAAGAAGATTTTCTTGAAATCTAAGGGCTCTTACGACATTCAGTAATTGTCTATGCTTGATCTTTACCTTCCCATTTTTTCGAGGTGAATACATACAGCTGGTTTGGTGAATGATTCCTAAAGAGTCAAGAACATATTTGAGATATGCCTTGATGAACTCAGATCCATTATCAGACCTAAGCAATTTAACAGTAACTCCAAACTGATTTTTCACATGATCAAGAAACTGTTTCGCTACAGTTAACACTTGATTTTTTTCAGAAATAAGAAAAACCAATGTAGTTCTGGACTTGTCTCCAGCAATAGTAACAAATTGTCTACAATTACCATGAGTAGGACATCTGTAAGGTCCTCATAAGTCAATATGCACGAAGTCAAAAAGACTAATACTCTAAGAATTACTAATATAAAAAACAAGTCTGAACTGCTTAGATAAATGGCATATATCACAATCTTGCAGTTTCTGAGAACTACAGTTGAAAGGAAGTAATTTCAAGACAGCTGGAGGGACATGCCCCGTTCTAGCATGCCATATTTCAACAGATTTATTACTAGAGGAAGTGCTAATAAGTAGATTACACACTTGATGAGGGATTTTAGAGACAGAACCAGATGTACGTTGAGTAAGGAGATACATCCCTTTTTTAGCTTTACCAATCTCTACTTCCTTCTTTCAAACAGGGTCCTGAAGAAAACATGAAGAAGCAGATACTGAACACATCCAATTGTATTCTTCTGAAGCTTAGGAATAGAAACTAGATTGGTGGTGAAGGTAGGCACACATAGAATTTGTGATAATACAAGCTCTAGAGTGATATAAACATCTCCAATGTGAGTAACAGCTGCACAATGGCTATTAGGCAGCTATAGATATGATACTAGGTTGAACATTATGTAGTAATGAAGGGGTAAAGATAATATGATCTGTGGTTCCTGAATCAAGGATCCACTGATATGTGTAATCATGACACTAATCACTCTAAATATTTAAACTAACATGTTGGAAAATACCTGCAAAGGAATAATATTTGCCATGGGAAATTCACTTGACTGATTTTCCCCACTCTTCATATTATTCTGTAGCATTTTGATCAGATGTTGATATTGATCTTCAGAAATTCGACAAGAGGTCTTGAACTGATCATCTTGATTTGTTGCAGAGATAGGGGTTGAGACTGTTGGCATAGTGCTTTTGAACACACTGCTAGTTGTTGAAAAGCTCAAATATTTTACCTTAGGCTTTGTTTTTCTATACAGTTTGTGCTAAGTAGGATACCCATGTAAACAGAAATATTTGTCCTGTATATGACCAGTCATGTGACAGTAGTCACAATAGAGAGAAGAATTTACAACTGACACATTGGTCTTTTTAGCTCCCTTAGAGAACTTGAGGTTGGAGATCGAGATACAGGGAAATGTGGAGTACTAGGAAAGGATTTAGCAGACATGGCCATGTTGCCAGATACATGAACAAATTGATATACCTCTCTTTGATTTTTCCTCTTATAAAACCAGGGCATAACACTGACTTAGCGAGGGCGGAGGCTTCATTAAGAGAATTTGACCCCGAATGGCAGTAAAATGATCATTTAAACCCATTAAAAACCGAGAAACTTAAATAAAATGATCATATAGTTCAGATTTCATGTTGATATTACAGGTAAATTTAGTACAGTTACACTAGACTAGCCAATTCACCACTAAGAGGTTTAAACTTAGTATAATAAACAACAACAGTCATGGTGCCTTGAGTCAAATAAGAGAGTTCACGTCTTAAGTTAAACAGTTTTGGTATATTACTATGAGAATATCTAGTTTCGAGATCTTTCCATATAGTAGTAGCAGTATTAAGAAAAATAACACTATTCCTGATTTCACTAGAAATAGAGTTAAGGATCGATGAGATTACCATATGGTTACAACGAGTCCAACGCATCAACAACGGAGAGGTTACAGGAGGGAAAGCATACGAGCCATCAACAAAGCCCCGCTTCAGTTTAGAGAACAGAGCTATTATCATAGATCTACTCCACTGAGAGATGTTCTGTTCAGTGAGAACAACTGTGGTTAAGGTCATCCCTGGCGTATCATAGGGATATAAATAATAAGGATGATTAACATCTAACGGCTGGAACAGAAGACGTAGAGGTAGAAGAGCCTGAGGCTACTGTTAAGTATGAAGGTTAAGTAGTCATTAGAACAAACATTTAAGCTACATAAACATATGTCAAAGATAAAACAAGGAAATGAACATATCTGATATTGCAGACAAACAGCGATAAAACGGAAGCAAAACAGTGAACataaagctctgataccatgtcaaTTATTAAGCTATTTTATGTAAACAACAGATAAGAAGAGTAAATGAACTCTCATTGATTAAGAAGTGGGATTCTGAATAATGAAAAAATGTATTACTTCAGAATTAATCTACACTACCGCGTGATGGTCTAAGCACTTATTCTAACTAACGTCTGGGTTATCCGACTTGACTAAGTGGGCTGGACTTGAGTTCTTGAGCCGGAGTGTATCTGTGTTAACAATGTGATACacaatatttttaaataatactccctccatcctccatctcatattatgtgtcTTGTTTTGTCTAATATATGATCAAATTAACCAAGTTTTGACCGATAATTACGAtaattttatgtattattttttaaaaataaaaaatacattAGAAAGAGTATTAGATATATTTCTAATGATactagttttaaaaattatttaattatatattatgCGTAATTTGCGgtcaaaatttaaaaaatatgaCTGTTAACTAGTTAAAACATGATAGTATGATATGGAGGAAGTATTATTCTAACTTCTCAACCGATTCTCAATTACAGAAGTATCTTTTCCTGCACTCGAGAAATTAGTGTTCTAACAAACTCATTTTTCAATTAACTTTAATTAAACGGATGGCAGCTTCAGTTCATTTATTGTTAAAAATTGTTCATTGTCATGATCAATTAAAGCTAACCTGCATTTTTTAACTGTCTAACAAGCCTAACAACCCTCAAGTGTTTATATAACAAATAAAACTTTACATGTTAGGTGTAAACATTTTAATTAAACTAAGTACACCTTCTAATTTTATTTGTATAAACAACTACGTAGGATTTCgctaatttttaaataaaattttactCGCACGTGGCCGGCGAAAATATGCAATCAAGCCAATTAAAAATACCCATGTTGTCAATTTAGTAAACAGCATATAAAATCCTATGCTACAAATACAAAATGATCTACATACAAACAAAACAAAGGGTTGTTACACTTAGACACAAAATGAAGGAGCAGTTATTTTTTGACCAAGATGGTCTTAGCCCCGTAAAATGGGTCGGGATTAGAAGAACCGAATCGGAATGCATAAAATTGAGATTCGATCCGAAATCCGAATCATACAATTCGATAATTATCCGAAAACCGATTTAAAACGATCCGAAAAATACCCGAACCGAAAATTTATCCGAAAATTTTTTCCGATCTTAATCCGAATTTTATCCGATTTTAATCCGAATTAGACCCAAACCGAATCAcatccgatccgatccgaatgGTCTTCAAATATATCATAAACCGAAAATACATCTGATCCGAAATTGATCTGATCCGAAATCAAACCGATTATCCGAATTGCCACTCCTAGTCGTGCTCCTTTGTGTTAATATTCCTATAAATAAATACAGCTAAGGTCATATTGAAAGAAAAATTGAGACAAACATAAAAATGTCTACCTCCGTTTATATCATTCTGTTACCTGTGATTGGAGCGCTGTGCTGGTTCATCATCCATCTCCGCTCGCGGAGAAGCAAATTACCACCAGGTCCATGGGGAATACCATTTATTGGTCACCTCCACATGCTTGGAAAACTTCCACACCGAGACATAACAAAATTATCGCAAAAATATGGTCCTATAATGTACCTACGTCTAGGCTCTATCCCGACCATTGTCATCTCATCTCCGCCCCTCATCGAACTCTTCCTAAAGACCCACGATACAATTTTTGCTAGCCGTCCGAAAACGCAAGCAAGCAAAATCTTATCGTATGACAACACAGCCATCGCTTTCACCGAGTATGGACCATATTGGAGGAACGTCAGGAAGTTTTGCATTTCTCAGCTTCTTAGCACCAACAAGATCGAGTCCATGGCGTGGCAGAGGAAGGAGGAGCTCGGCTTTATGGTCGAGTCGCTACGAGAGGCAGCAGCAACACGTGAGGTGGTGAACGTTAGTGAGAAATTGGCGGGTTTGATCGAGGACATGACATGTGGAATGTTGTTCGGGAAGAGTAGAGACAATGATATGAGTAAAGTTATACCTGAGTTGCTTTGTTTACATGGACTGTTTAATGTGACAGATTACCTCCCAATTTTAGGGCCTTTTGACCTCCAGGTATGCCTCATAAATTTTATTGATTTTTCTTTGACCCACGCTAGATgctaaattttataattttaactCTTTTTATTTGATTTCTATGTCTTAATAATGATGAATTACAAAAATTACACCAATTAAGATGAgataaatttttgaatttcaatttATTGATAAACATCAAATAATTgcatttaaatttgtattttacCAGACCCGACACAAATCCCATCCCTATATATAGTACAATGGTAATGTCGTGTTCTTTATTTCTTATAtcatactccctccgtccctttcaattgtttacatttttttgaaagtgtccgacacgcattttaaggtgcatataaagtatagttctgtaaattttttttacaattttgtttttctgaataaaaattaaaacattcaacttttattcagaaaaagaaaattgtaaaaataagttacataactacACTTTTATGCACCTTTAAAATGTGTGTCGGACACTTCCTTAGAAATGTAAATAATTGGAAGGAACGGAGAGAGTATTAAATAATATCTTATCATGTAGAGCATATAACTCACTGTTATCAATTATCCTTGATCCAGAGATTTCTGAGACTAAATACAATATATAAgcctaataattaattaaatatatcTTACCTTGTAATTTTATTTCTAACAGGGGTTGGGTCGTCGATTTAAGGTAGCTTTCAAGACAATCGATAAAATCTTAGAAAGTATCATTGATGATCATGAGCAAGATGCTAGGAATAGCAATGAAAAACCTGACCGTGATTTTGTTGATGTACTTCTGTCTCTACAAAATAATACTATTGTTGGATACGAGCAATTATCAAAATCAATATATCGATCAAATGTTAAAGCACTCATATTGGACATGATTATGGGAGCGTTGGATACATCCCAGAATTCCATTGACTGGATCATGACCGAGCTTGTAAGAAATCAAAGAGTCGTGAAGAAACTTCAAGCCGAAATTGAAAGTGTTGTAGGGGACAGTCAGACTATCGAAGAAGAACATTTGCCGAATTTTAATTATTTGGACATGATCATTAAAGAAAGTATGCGATTACATCCTATTGGACCCTTCTTAATTCCTCGCGAGTCCACGAAAGATATTGAGATAAATGGATATCTCATACCGAAAAAGTCCCGCATTCTCACCAATATTTGGGCAGTAGGCCGAGATCCACAAATCTGGTCCGAAAACGTTGATGAATTTATACCAGAGAGATTCATGGGTACTAATATAGATTTCCGAGGACAAGATTTCCAATTTACCCCTTTTGGTTCCGGCCGAAGAGGTTGTCCCGGGATGCAACTAGGTCTGGTAAACATTAAACTGGTGGTTGCTCAGTTGATACACAGTTTTAATTGGGAGTTACCTGGTGGCATGTCACCAACTGAAATGGATATGAGTGAAACATTTGGTCTCACAATGCCAAGAGCAAAGCATCTTTGCGCTATACCTTGTATTCGCGTCCCATGATACGGCTGAACTGCATTGTTGTTACAAGTTTCTGAGACTTATGAATAACGATATATAGTTATACTAGTGCATTCTAAGTTTTTAtcttttttatgttttttttatgtTGTTGTGGTGGTTGAGGTATTGGTTTCTCGAGGGAGGTCAAGTATTCGCCGCATGGGTGTGTGTTAACTATCAAAAAAGAATGAATTCATTTTCGTTTATGTCATTTTCTTAAGGTGCCATGTTGGTCTTTTAATGTCTTGTGATGTGGAGTAGGAGAATATGTGCTCTCCTATATCAATTAGGTTTTCTAATGGTCAAGTGTCATGCAATATTGTTGCACTCCTTAAATCATGCAATTTCAATATTGCAGTAATGTTTTAATTTGCTAGACTACTTTCATACACATAAAACCACAGAAGAAAGAGAAGAAACTCTGGCCAACATTAATATTCAACTTCAAAAATACTATGTCCAACAAATTCGCAGATCAACTGAACAAGATGTAATATTTTGACAGACCAAAATGGTTGATCATGGTCGGATATAAGTTTCATGTTTAACAGTCTTAAGATACCTGCCGAGATTTCAAATGGTAATAAGCCAGAAGGGACCAGTATATTTTAACACCAATACAAGAAATTCATTTTGAACTTTCAAACCCAAAGGTTCTTAAAAAACAGTCATACTTTAACAATAAAACGCAGGATCTCAATGAGGAAAAAAACTTGtagaagatagaaaaacagacTCTATTATTATCTGTGATTATTATCACAcaagaaaaaaataattttaaaattcacaaTCAATATTTATGTAAGAATACATTAGTCAAAAATACATGCCCTGTACTAATGCTATCAAGAAAAGAAACACAATCATAATTTTCTTTAAGCAATCTCTGCAAAACATTTATATATTGCAATGAACTGAattcatttataaataaataaattcattTACATATGCATACATTTATATCTGCGCAAGGCTAGAATGGATAAATAATGTACATTCATATTTTTTCTCCATATCTCCTTAGATTACTTATTGAATTCCGTTAAATTATACAATTAATGgtgaaaaaaatataaaaattaataataactacGTTTATGACACAAATGAGTAGTTATAGACAAAAGTCATTTCATTTATGAACCCTATCAATTCACGCATGTTCAATATTTAACCGGTATATTTTTATCATGCATTTTGAGGTAATGTTTTAATTTGCTAGTATTTAGTTATTCGTGCCTCACGCATGTAAAACCATAAGAATAAACAGAACGAAAAATGTCCAACTCCGTTCAGATTCAAATCTATCCTGACAAAAAAAATATCTAGAAGTACTTGCAAATTAATTTGCATATCAACTAGAATTGGCAGACTGAATCAAGCGAGTTGAGATTTAATCTGACAGACCAAAATGGTTGGTTTTGATAGGAGATTCTCCAATCAAGATTGTTAGAACAGAAGGTTTGATCAACTATCAACATATAATGATGACTAAGTTCAAGTGAAGTTTAGTTTCCTTTGGTAGCCGCCATCTCATCTATAATTCATGTGTTTAAAGACATTGCCTGGTAAGGTTTTTAGTTATCAGCCTTCATTTTAAAGAGAGAGAAAAAACAATCAAACACAAGAAACCAAAGACATTCATGTCCAAAATATAACCCTGAAGATATCATATCCAAAATTCCAAAAAACAGATATAGTTTTAACAATAAAAACGCAAGACCTCTATAAATGACCAATACAGAGGAGGTTCTGGCTTGCACTACAATAGGCACATCCAGCAATTAGGCTATCAGTAGAAGTAGGTTCCCTCTGGAGGTTGGGGAAGCTTTCGGTTCTGAGAGGTGATCATTTCTTTCCTCAGCTGAGTCAATATGTGCTTCATGGTGTATTCTCGTTGCCAATTGGCTAGCACCCCAAACTTCCTTGCATCAACCTGTTACCAAAATAATTCTTGATCAGTTATAATGAGTTTAAGAAATAAAAAAGAGGCCGCAGATGTCCGTCATTATCTTTCTCGGAAGATTAGATACATTGCATAACAGATGGTTCTACTCTATTAGACGAAGTACATGTAGTACAGTCATGTGACCTTGAGTTTGTCCTTATGGAGACAAGTTATATATAGAGAGAAAGACACCCCtttcatataattttttttaaaaaaatgattttgaaGTCAAACAATGGTATTTGAAATTTTCTAGCCATGGGCAGTCAATCAAAAGATTGAGTATAATTCATAATCATGGTACCAAATCACTGAATAATATCAAACACTGTCATTTAAGAAAATGATTAAGTTACGATTAATTTTCTCTCGATGCCTGAATGCATGcactttttattttaataatgTGGAAAGCATGATATTACATCACTTAGAGACCATAGCAAATTATTACAAGCATGTCAACTAAGTAAAAAGAACAACATATAAGAACCTTACCAAGCCAGTATCAGGATTCACACAAGTCATATTGATGTGAGAATGGAAACGAACAGTCGGAGGCTTGTCTGGATAATCTTTGTCGCAAAACAGCTTCAACGTATAAATGCGACCGTCATGTACAGTCTGAAATAGTATACACATGTATTAAATTACAATATATAGGAATATAAGCTATTTATGGATATTTTGACCAAGATGCATCAAAAATTGCCAAGATGATCACAACAGAGTTCCAAGCATCAAAAGGAAAGAACATTAAGTGACTGGATTTCAAGTGCAATATAAAGTTCTTGTAATAAATGTCAGTGCAGAATCAACTTACATTATGAGGACCAATTATGGTGCCTGTCCACGAGCGCATATATATGTCATCAGCATCATCCATCCCGTAGCTGACAAAACCATCACCGATACCTTTCTCTCCATGTTCAAGTTCTTCCAGCAATCTAAAGTTCCTTGGTACTGCAAATATAGATGCAAAACATGAATAAGATCAAATATGATGATAGCAAAAGTATCAAGTATGTACAAACAATCACATTCCTTGTTGGTCCATTCCGAATCAGATGCATTTGTTGAAGAAGTATATATTTCTACATTACTTTGTAAGAGAATTTACTAAATACTCCCTTCAACCCCTACTAAAAGAACAAAGGCAAAGAAGTAGTATATTTTTTACATATTTTCTAAAAGGAACATTTGGTCCCAAGTACAGAAAATTAGAATCACGTTGTTTCTTCTCTAAATCTGTTTCAGCATTCAATATTATGAA carries:
- the LOC141692740 gene encoding cytochrome P450 CYP736A12-like; the encoded protein is MSTSVYIILLPVIGALCWFIIHLRSRRSKLPPGPWGIPFIGHLHMLGKLPHRDITKLSQKYGPIMYLRLGSIPTIVISSPPLIELFLKTHDTIFASRPKTQASKILSYDNTAIAFTEYGPYWRNVRKFCISQLLSTNKIESMAWQRKEELGFMVESLREAAATREVVNVSEKLAGLIEDMTCGMLFGKSRDNDMSKVIPELLCLHGLFNVTDYLPILGPFDLQGLGRRFKVAFKTIDKILESIIDDHEQDARNSNEKPDRDFVDVLLSLQNNTIVGYEQLSKSIYRSNVKALILDMIMGALDTSQNSIDWIMTELVRNQRVVKKLQAEIESVVGDSQTIEEEHLPNFNYLDMIIKESMRLHPIGPFLIPRESTKDIEINGYLIPKKSRILTNIWAVGRDPQIWSENVDEFIPERFMGTNIDFRGQDFQFTPFGSGRRGCPGMQLGLVNIKLVVAQLIHSFNWELPGGMSPTEMDMSETFGLTMPRAKHLCAIPCIRVP
- the LOC141693222 gene encoding ubiquitin-conjugating enzyme E2 variant 1C-like → MAMGSGGSSIIVPRNFRLLEELEHGEKGIGDGFVSYGMDDADDIYMRSWTGTIIGPHNTVHDGRIYTLKLFCDKDYPDKPPTVRFHSHINMTCVNPDTGLVDARKFGVLANWQREYTMKHILTQLRKEMITSQNRKLPQPPEGTYFY